In Candidatus Babeliales bacterium, the following proteins share a genomic window:
- the atpB gene encoding F0F1 ATP synthase subunit A: MEAFENGQSLWNPLGWLGIENDLLKLNGSTIINTWIVLFVLITLLILVRIFIEKSAILAHLVKKAVQSLIDLIEQNMGRFVYSHFLMVAALFLFILGCNWVILLPWTKEPTTDINTTLALAVIAFFYKEIACIRARGWWGYLEEFLEPFFIMAPINVIGHFSKIISLSFRLFGNIFGSSIIMDLYTHVISTFWVTELLGLLSGLNIVVVLFFGLFEGLIQAFVFAMLTLTYIGLAVQKDHHGESN; this comes from the coding sequence AGTTAAACGGTTCGACTATTATTAATACCTGGATTGTTCTTTTTGTTCTTATAACTCTCCTTATTCTCGTTCGGATTTTCATCGAAAAAAGTGCAATTTTAGCGCATCTTGTAAAAAAAGCGGTACAAAGCCTTATCGATTTGATTGAACAGAATATGGGAAGATTTGTTTATTCCCATTTTTTGATGGTCGCCGCACTTTTTCTCTTCATTCTTGGATGCAATTGGGTGATTCTGCTGCCATGGACAAAAGAGCCTACAACCGATATAAATACAACCCTTGCCCTCGCCGTGATAGCATTTTTCTACAAAGAAATCGCCTGCATACGGGCGCGTGGATGGTGGGGTTACTTAGAAGAATTTTTAGAACCGTTTTTCATTATGGCACCGATTAACGTTATCGGACATTTTTCAAAAATTATTTCTCTTTCGTTTCGCCTTTTTGGTAATATTTTTGGCAGCTCAATTATCATGGATTTGTATACGCACGTTATTTCCACATTTTGGGTGACGGAATTACTTGGCCTTCTTTCGGGCCTTAATATCGTTGTTGTTCTTTTTTTTGGGCTCTTTGAAGGGCTTATTCAAGCATTTGTTTTCGCAATGCTTACCCTTACGTATATTGGTTTAGCGGTGCAAAAAGATCATCACGGCGAAAGTAACTAA